The sequence CTATTCAGGGACCCTAAGATGTTTCACTAATAGGTCTGCGCCATCACCTCCTGTCCCCCCCACTTGCATGCATGCCAAATATAACCTGCAATACACTGAAGTAAAGCTGGTTACCTCCTCGGAGGCCCTTTTCCAGTTCATCCGCCCAATGTAGATGACAGAGCAGCTGGCTGGGATAAAGGCGCTGATCAGCAAGCCGACCCAGAGGCCTggtagagggaacactggtgttAACAGATGAACTTGGTACCCAGATGAAGCTAGGGCGGCAGGTGCTACAGAAACACTTAAGACGGAATCTCCTCCTGGCCCCGCAAGCCTGTGTCTCCCAGTGCTTTGCTGCCTATACACGCCCATCGTGGGCCAGAACACGAGTGCCCAACGCTTAGGACAGGGCCACCAGGGAACTGGGGAATTGCTCCTTGTGGCAGGTGCGCGCCGACCATGGGCTTGGCCTCGAGGCACCAGGCTGTACCTTGCAGGGGGGGGCTGCGCAACACTGCCACCTAGTGGCCACTGCTGCACAGTACAGTCAGGGTCCTTAATACTACACCTGCCTGCTCAGGTGGCTCCTCCCCAAACCTAGGAGGGACTCCCAAGGGAAGCTGGAAGATCCAGGCCCAAAGGAACCCTCTACACTCAACCCAGCCAGGGAGAGGCCCAGAGCAGCCCTCAGCAGCCTAAAGGATCTCCTGTTTCTGCCAGACTCCCCCAGCCCAGGTAAGAAGGGAAAGGAGGGTGTTAGCCAGCCAGGGTGTAGATGAATATGGTGGTGGGAGATGGAATGCGGGTGGGGAGAGCTGGAGAGGACATTGGTGTTGAAGCTGAGgttgggttgggggtggaggggggatgtaggtgctggaactaacgGTGtaaggggtgctgctgcactccctggcttgaagtggtttcgtTATATACAGggttgcagtttggttcaatggctcccagcacccctcaGGGGGAAGGAAAAGAGATGCATTTTGGGGGGATGGAAGATGAAATTTTTCTTGGGCTGTGCAGGGAGCGATGGAACTATTCTGGGAGGCTGGGGGGCAAGATGTGGGCTGTGAGGGACTGGGTTTTTAGGGAGGGCTGGAGGCTAGATGGATTTGGGCTGGTTTAAGGAGGGGCAAAGGGACAGATCActggggtcccttctggctttggagtcTATGAGAACCCGGCTTCTAAAGCAAATTTCAGCTGTGTTTAGTATGCACCAAACAGGAGCGACATCCAAAACCCACTCCCTCGaaacccacccccagcctccgaccccacccctctcccaacACCAGCCAGCACAAGGACTGAGTAACCTTTAGGCCCATTTTAAAAGCACTAAAGTTTTTATGccttgggtttaaaaaaaaaaaaaaaaaaaaggcagccaaGAGGCATGGCAACAATTTAGCCCTGTTCCCGAGACACGACCAATGGAGTCTAACCTAGAACATCTGGTGCTGGGCTCGTTTTGTCCTGGGATTTGGGCGTTGGTATTTCCAGGGCTAAAGGGTCaattccctttccccacccttctGATGTTTGTACCTATCATTCCAATCCTGGCCACGAACAGCAGCACGCTTCCCAACGGCAGGCCCACGGCATAGTAGCCAACTGTATTCAAGATCGCGCCGATCTTCTGCTTCCCTGTGCCTCTTAGCACTCCACTGGTTACGCACTGCGAGGGGGGAGGACAAGGTGACTCTGAAGGACGTGCGCTGGTTGCAGTAAGTCCCCTAGGCTTGGTGCTGGCAGCAACACTGCCCACACATACTGGTTGCTTTACTTCCCCTTACTGACCTCTATCGAACCCCCGGGGGGACACCCTCCCCACAGCTGAGCTCTCGCTTCATGGctggtgcagccaggcagctggtAACCCCTGGAAGCTTGTATAAGAGCCTTGCCCCAGGAGAACCGGCTTTCTTCAATACAGCCCCTGGCAAATGACCACTGTTTGTCTCTCTTCTGTACTCATTGCTCTGTCTCCTGCTCACAGATGAGCCACACGGTAATTCCTGTAGGCCCACAGGTAGGGAATGTTTCCTGCATtcgtttcctttcctttccccataCCTACCCCCTCCCTTCCATCTGAATGCACCATGCATTGACTATTAGCCCTTCTATTAAAAGGATTTTCCTTTTGGCCAGTTTCCCCATTACATCGGACGTATTCGTTCCTCTGAGTCCTTCCCTAGGGCCTGTGATCTTGGAGGCAGACGTTACCCAGGCTCTTAGCCATGGGGATAACTCTGGACTCTCTCCTTGATCAACCTGGAGCCGAATTCCACCAGCATCAGAAATAACGTCTGAGAGCAAATGCAGCAGCACGGTTAATTCCTTGAAGTACTTACACAGCCGGCTTCAAACACGTGGACGGCCATGTACACTGGTATAACCCAAGCCACCAGGGCGATGATCTCTCTGTTTAAGGAATGGAGGAGGCAATCAGGCTCAGAAAGTGCATCTGTCACAGCTAAACTAGTTCATGCCCCGAACACATTGCTGCATTCTGTACAACCTGCTGACCCTCGCAGACTTGCACAAATGTGCCTGGAGAGAGACTTGCTTACAGCACACACTTTACAGTGCGACCGAGCACAACAGTACTACAGGGCCATGCCGCAGTCTGGGACTGAACTGAGTTACAGGAAGTCTTGACCCTCATTTCTGCTGCGGCACTGGGAAAAGTCAGCATCTCATCAATCACTCTTCGCTCTCGGCTGGCTGGTCTTTAACCAGCGATTGAGGGTTTCGGGTGTCTTCGGGTGTGATCAGGAAAAGTCTGTTGGGCCGGGTGGCATCTGTACCGCCCTGCTAACTAAGCTTTTTGCAACAGGCTTTCCCCGTGACTTGATCAGCTGACGTCTTCCGAAACAAAATTTGCTCTGATCCAAATAAAGAGGAACATACACCAAGGTGCTCTCTCCTTCGAGTGAAGCCCAGCTCAGATGCAGCATCGTTTTTCCAGCGAGATCCCTGCTTTGTACTCagatgatgcatgagccagagCGTAGGAGAAGGCAAGTGGGTCCACCCCATGCGTTAAGGTCCCCTGCAGTCACTGGGAACctttcccctgacttcagtgggcttgggaGCAGGCTCTCCTAAGCCCCCAAACAATTCTTCCCTTGGCTCAGTCTTTAATAGTAACTTGTATCTTTGTTGTGAAAGACGTATACCGAATCGGAGCAACTCACCTGTCACTGGTAAATATGTATCCCAGCACATCCTTTGTGGCTGCTAATATGACGTCCACCACCAGGCAAAGAAACCCTGAAAAGCAGAGTCAGGAGTCAGTCGGGCACAGCAATCACAAGCTGACGACTACGTGAAATCCAGTTCCTGTCAGGGCCTGAGCAACCTGCCTCAGGCCACAAGTGTAAACAAAACTGGGGCTGTCACCCTGGTCCCTAGGTGCCCATATCACTAAATAACTGCAGGCAATCCGGCTGAGTCCTAGGGCTGGAAACAATAGGATACTGCAGGGGAGAACTGAGGTGCAACTGGCAAAGATCAGTGTAGGAAGCTTGCAAAACCAGCTGCCCTTGCTATGCCCAGCACTAGGCAGAGCCATGAGCATCTCGCTTTGTCTGGCACTGTAGTATACAGACTGACCACCCAGGAGGGATGGAGCCAATGCAGAGTCactaggctgaccagacagcaagtgtgaaaaatcgggacagggttgTGGggaccctatataagaaaaagccccgagtatcgggactgtccctataaaattgggacatctggtcaccctaagagtcACGCACCTGTGCACAGAATGCTGGTGATGGAAGATCTCTTGGCCTCCTCTGGGTTCCCAGCACCCAGCGCGTTCCCCACCTGAACGCTGACGGCTACGCTGAGTCCATAGTGAATCTGAAATCCCAAAGCACCAACACACGTTGGTCTGGGGAGGGGACGTCGTGGGCGACCCAACGGGACAAGTGTTACAAACACCTCCAGCCGAGACAATTGCTAGGAGGTGGCCCGTGAGCTAATGAAGGTGAATGTGGACGGAGCTCTGCACAGCATGAGCTAAAACTTTAGGtcgggcagagggaggggcaacaGCCAGGTGTAATCGGCGCACGGGCAGGTAGCCACAAAAGCGGAGGTTCTCATCCTGCCTCTGACCCCGATTCCcatctgtgaccttgggcaagtcacttcacctcccagcctcagttttcccatctgtaaaaaagggatAACACTGGCCTACCTGACGGCTGGGGAGTGCAGGTAACGTCTCTCTGAACCCCAGACTGCAGGGTATTATGGATTGacaggttgggggcaggagacagGGACAGGTCTGGGCACATGGGGTGACAGTGTGGAAGCTGGGCCCAGGAGATAGATGTGGGACATGTTTGAGGCTGATTGTAGTTAAGGCTAACGCTTCAGTATGACTGGCTGTCTGGCTCCCTCTGCCAATTTAGACCATAAGAGCTTCAGAGCGGGGGCTGTCTTGCATTGCTGGTCAGCGCCCAGCATGACGGGGCTCCACTCTCAGGGAGGGCCTTTAGGTGGTGCCGGAACATAAATAATAACCCCAAATTCTTACCATGTACGACACAATGGACACCTCATAAATGATGGATTGTGCGGAAAGCTCCACTACGCTCAGCAGGCCTGAATTCGGGGGGAAAAGTCAGAATTTTGTATTCTGATCCCCAGAAAAGGAGCCTTTTAAAGGGCAGGTGATACGTCAGGCAGATCGGTGGCTCTCAACCTGTCCAGACTCCTTTCAGGAGGCCAGTTtctcttgcataccccaagtttagAAActccctcacttaaaaactacttgcctagaaaatcacacctaaaaatacacaagtgtcacagcacactagtactgaaaaattgcttacgttctcatttttaccatataattataaaataaatcgattggaatataaaaGATTGTAGTTACATTTCTgtgtatagtctatagagcagtgtaaacaagtcactgtctgtatgaaatttcagtttgtactgacttcggtagtgctttttacgtagccagTTGTAAAAGTAGACAAGTATCTAGCTGGGTTGATGTGCACTCGGGAAGACCTCTGCCTATCCCcaagggtacacgtacccctgcttgagaaccactgtggtagATCCTCCTTGGTGATAATATTTCTAGTGCCCCATCAGCATGCTCCTCCCATCACTGACCTATCAGGAAGCTTCCGATTTCATAGGTCCACCACTCAATGCATGTCATGAGCATGCTGGGCACAGCCAGCGTGACGAAGGTGTCCCACTCCTGGAGGCACTCGCTGGACCAGCCTGGGATAAGAAGATGAAGGGTGTAAAGAGTCAGCCCGGAGGTTTAGCATATggagaaccaggaagtgaaactgactgcGTCTATTTCCACTTTCCAGAGCAAGTGATGTGCAAAGAGAAAAAGCCCCAATTCAGATGCACCCAAACTCCAAGAGTGTTTAGAATTCAACCTAATCTTTTCGGGGCCTAGGCCATATTAGAGAGAGTGACAGGGACCAGCTTGGACATTTCTGTAAATCCCAGGGGGAAACAGCCACCCTTTCCATACTCAGTGGGCCCTACCAAGCCACGTGTAACCTCAGCAGGAACTCCAGAGATGCCGAGTGCGCTTTGTCCGTTAATACATCCCAGCGGGCCCACAGAGCCTTAACTGACACTCACAAACCCAGGCCCCAGTTCTACGGGTGACTCCTGCATGTGTACAGAACTGACAGCAGGATGGGATGGGTGCTGTTCTGATTGCAGCCCGGGGACCTCTGGCAGCTTTAGAAGCGAGGTTCAGTTCCCCAGGAACGCTGATCACCGACGAGACTTTCTTTCCAGGCTCACCCAGCGCTCGTGATGCGCAAGTTACAGCTCAGACCAACACAGAGGAACACAGCATCTGGCAGACATGCTTATACCAAGGTTAACATTAACCCTTCTCACCAACGGAATGCAAATCAATGGAAGGGGGAGCTGAGAGGGTCTCCCATGTGAAGCGGAGATTTTTGCAGACACACAAAAGCATAAGAGAACGATACCACACCTCCCCAGGTCTCCACATGGAGCTTCTTCGCGACAATGTACAGGAACAGGAAGATGGCTTGTGCGTACTGAGCAATCGTGTTTGCCCAGGCCGAACCcctgggaaagggacagagaaagCAAGCTGGACTTTCTGCTCTTGCAGAGAGCCCTGTCTCGCCGGCAGTTGCTCTAGCTGCAGCGAAAGCCTCGCTAAGGAGCTGAACTGAAGACACTTGCCCAGACGACAATAGCATCTCGCCCACTCCACACACAGCGGTGCGTTGCTGAGCAGGTACTCAGTGAGTGGGGTGTTCACCTCCCCCTGAAACATTCGGAATCGGGCCCTGGGGGCAGAATGCTGGAGTGGATGGACTAGCACCCCAGCTGGTTATGGCTAATCCTCAGGGGCTGGTTTCCTACGGCACTAACATATCACTACGTACGATCTGATTGGCCTGGACTCCATATCCCAGAAGTCTCCATGGTACCCTTTGCTACCAGTCAGTTTCCAGCTGGCGTGTGTATATTTGCCCTGTGCTTTTACCCAGAGAAATGACTCTGCCCTACAAATAACTAGCACTTTCCATCTCCTAAACATTGCACAAACATGAACTCACAGCTGCTTCACTTCCTATGCTAATGCTTTCGGGTCCTGAAGTCCTGTCTCAGTCAAAGCCAACGTTGACAGAGCAAGTGGGGGGTTTTACAGAGGAAGGACGTCAGGGCAATGTCTGTTCTGTATCTGGTGAATGTACCCAGTGAGAGGGGACTGCCTTTCTGCGATGGCCAACGGGATACCTGTGGATCGTCTCGGGGCCTGGTTCTCTGGATGAAGAGAGCTAGTCGTACCACTGGGCCAAATATTGAGGCCCTTGCTTGGTTTTATCCTTTAAGCAAAGTCCCACTAGCCTCAGCTGGAATCCATGTGCAAGTTAAGAGAGCTTTAGTATCCTCTAGGGATCCAGGCTGTGTCTCTGCAGCCATCCGTGACCAAGTCACATTCGTTcacttaggccaagatttttcaaaagtggctaatgCTTTTGGGCACCCAACTTAAGACAACTTTAAAGAGATCTGAtttttctgaagtgctgagcatctggtctctgaaaaaccaggcccctttaaagaGGTCTCAAGTTGGCCCCCCAAAATCAGTACCACTCAGGATCGAGCCATAGCTGGACGTCTAgtttttttcttccaaatatttAGGCACTACTCACATGACTCCGAGGCCCAGCACGTAGAGAAAGACATAGTTTGCAATTGCATTTATGATATTTCCAGCGATGCCACTTAGCACCTCTGGCCAGATTATCctctgaaattaaacaaaatacagATCTGTGTTTTTTTAACTGGGCTCCTAGGTTTCTGTTGCCTTGTCTAAAATATAAACATGGCTTCTGGAGAAAGGCGTATGTTAGTGCCTCACCGATCTGTTCAATACCAAACTCTTGGGGAGCAATTGAGGCAGATGTGGAGTGACCGGGGAGGATAGAACTGATGATGCTATAGTGAAATTTTATTCAAGAGAGCAGCCTTGCATTGATGGGAAGTAGCTCTGTATTCTGATTGGCTAGGAGCCTCCAGTTCCATCAGAATTATGGCTTTTTACAAACACCATTCAGGAAGCAGCAGGTTGAGTGGTGAGAGCAGGAGATCTGAGTTTTGTTCCCAATTCCATCATTAACTTGCCGTGTAATCCTGGGCAAGTAAtttaggcctaaattttcaaaaggggcctCTAATTTAGGGTACCTTTAGTCTGTAGGTGCCCAACTTTAGAGCcccaaggcctgattttcagaagcactgagcacccataactccatttaagtcagtgggagctattggtgctcagctcttctgaaaacctgACCACAGATTTACAGGCCACTCCTGAAATGTCTAGTTCTTAAccgttctgtgcctcagtttccctacatgTAGGCTAGGCATAATGGTACTTTGCACATCCTTGCAAAGCGTGGCTGAGATCCTCAGGATTGTGCAAATATTATTGTTTCTGAGGAATGGAAATGCCAAGTTGAGTGGCAGTTTTTGCTACAGAGAGCTCCTCAGAGAAGGAATACAGATGCAGAACTAATACTCTACCGTCTTGCTGCAGTTATTAGCTAGAGTCGGGAATGCCCACAAAAACCCACCTAACCAGAACTGGCTAAAAAGATTGACCTGTGGAAAATAAAGCCAGAGAGCAAAATTCAATATCGCTATTGCCTTGGAAAGTAGGAGACATGTAGGTGATCCACTGAAATAGCAGCATGTGCAAAGTGAGAAGCTTAATTAGCTGGACTCTAAAAGGGGCAGCTAAATGCATTCAGAGTGAGCTCCAATGGGAACATCATGTCGGAGAACCTTTGTTTTTCCCAAACTCCTAACAGAGGGAGGATTGGCCAGTCATTAGCACAAATGCAAATGAAACTGCTGCACTGAACACAGGCCCAGGTGGGCGGCTCAAACTGCAGCAATAGGATACTACTGGGCGTGCGTGTTTTATATGGGCTACTGGACACGGTGCAAAACAACTATGAGCTCTCGGGGCAAATTACCTGAGAGAGACACCCTGAGCAATTGCACAGAATGAGAGATTTGCCCCCTTTACTTAACAAAGATGTGAACGTGAAGGTAAAGGGGCATCCTACCTGATTCTGCAAATATCTCGTCTCCAACTGGTACAGAAAAGCCGCCTGCAAAAGTCAGTGAATCAGCCTGTGAGATCAGGGGACTGGCCAGAGCAGAGTCTAGAGATTACAGGAGAAGCAGAAAGCACAGTGCCCAGCTGGCATTCATGGGGCACAGGAAGGAGGGTCTGATTTGGACGGCATCACtgaggttgggggtgcaggacaAAAACATACTTCCAGCGCCATTCAAAAGACCTAGAGGGTAACAGAGCTCGGGGCTAACTGCAAAGTCGGGGTGAGATGCCAGActcatcctgcaccccaaattaaACCTACCAAGGCAGCTTGGCAAAACTGGTAAATGAAAATTTAGCAGCCCCGGCACAAAAACCCTTAAGACGCTCTTGGACACTAGGGAAAAAATAACAGTAGCAATAATATTATCTATTCACTAGCCCTTGAAGGGCATGAAAAAGTGAAGACAGTTTACTAGCCTGTCCTAAAAATCCCACAGAGCACTCGCCCTGGGCCAATACATAAGTAGATCCTTGTGAGGCTCCACCCAGGGCTGTCTCCAATTTTGACCATTCctgcaggaaggagagagactaTTTTGCATGCAAGAAGCCACTGCAGGCAGAGAAAGGGGCCATGGGACTCCATGGAGCTGAGGGGACGGGCAGCATCTGGCTTTGGGCTCTGAGAGAAGTGACTTCCTAGCAGTGACTGATAGAGAAAGTCGAGGGTAATGGGAACTTACAGGAAGAGCTGGGATAAAAATCATCACATAAACCTGGGTTAACCTGGGGGAAGATACAAAACCCCCCAATTAGTACAGGGCATCTTCCAAAACATCCCTTTTCCCCTGCCAGCCCTGGCCTGCCCCTCCGTGCTCGCTGGGTAACATAGGGGGGTATGGCTCACAGGAGGACCAGCTATCCTCTGCCTTCCTCCACTGTGGCTAAACCCTCCTACCGTGGCTCCGCAGCATTGTTACAAGAAATGGCTCCCCTGCGGAGACCCGTCTGATAAGCCTCGGCTGCTGTGcaagagggaggcagagaattTACCTTCAAAAGGCAGCAAGattcaaggccaaattctgccttgggTTATACCCATGGATGTGACCCCAATTAATACAATGGCGGGCTGCATGGGGCGGGCTGATGGCAGAACCCATCCAATAGGGAGAGAGGGGTTGTGCCGGTGTAGCCGAGGGCTGGGCCCGGCCAGCGGGGAGAAGGGAGCGCTCCACCGGTGTCGCCGAGGGCAGGGCCTGGTCCATAAGGGGCTGCTCCGGTGTCCCTGAGGCCTTAGCACATAATTTAAGGCACCCGTCCCCTTGGTTTCTTGGAGAGCGTGTGACCCGCAGCACGGAGCTGTACAAACTGGAGCACACGCCCGACCTGGAGACCTCCGGGTCCTGCCGGACCAGCAGCAGGATCTGCTCGGTGTTGATGAAGACAGCCCAGCAGGGGAAGCAGCAAAGCAGCAGGATGAGGATCCCACGCTGCAGGATGGTTCCCACCCGCTTCATGTTCTTACCGCCATATGTCTGGAAAACAAGAGGTTAAATCCAATGGCATCCTTCAGCCACCCTCTCCACCTCCAACCCCCTGACTGCGCTGACTAAGGGACTGCTGGCAGTTCTCTCCATGGCCTAGAGGCCTGCatgctcctcccacttggggacGGGGATCCATACAGGAACTGCACAGCAGTGTCGGGCATCACCCACTGCCTATTGTAGCACAGCGGCATGTGAGGACTTTGAGGGTCATTAAAAACATGCCGTGGGATCCTTCAGTGTCCATGCAAAACAGGTAGGATGTGGCTTTTAGGGTGGTCTAAGACAGTGGTCCTCAAGCAGGGGTACGTGTAACTCTGGGGCTATGTGGAGGTctcccaggggtacatcaactcacctagatatttgcttacttttacaacaggctacataaactgcactagtgaagtcagtacaaactaaaatttcatacagtgtcatgtttatactgctctatagactatacacaaatgtaagtacaatatttatgttccaattgatttactttataattacatggtaaaaatgagaaactcagcaatttttcagtaactgtGCTGCATTctcatgtttaatttttgtaggcaagtagtttttaagtgaggtgaaacttgaggtaaGTAAGAcaagtcagactcctgaaaggggtgcagttgtctggaaaggttgagacccactagtctaggagctgctgccacagTGTGGCTCTCTGACCCCACTTAGTAGcttatgagtctgttacagccttgGAGTTAATGGACCTGGTCCTTTTGCTACAAGAGTAAGAGGCTCACATCTTTAAATCCAAAAGTCCTGGGCTCAACTCCGGCAGCCAGACTGTCCTGGGAGAACACTGCAGTCTCATTCTGCAGAAGCATGACATATGATGGATCCTTGCAAGATGAAGAGCCACGTTGGACCCTGATGGAGCTTTGAACTGCATATTCTAGGGCATCTAGGTCATTGCTTAGACAATTGAGTCATTCCTTGGTATTTCATAGGATCCGCTCACCTGGGTGTCCTGAAGGGCAAAACCTATGGAGTTTGGAACTTCTAAGGGTTCATCTACTTGGCTTTGACTCTTATAGAAGCTCAGACACCAATTATGACAGCCCTGTGCAATATGGGCGACTATATTCAGCCagtgtctttaaaaaacaacaacacaatcTCTAAAACAAAGAGATCAGAGACCAGCAGCTGTTACCTACCTGGGATATTAACGTGTCACATGCTGAAGATAAACCAAACCCCACAGAGATGCCAGTAACGTTTATAACCTGGAAATAAACGTTTTATTAAATAGTCATAATAATAAAACAGTGAGAAAACATGACAGTGCAATTTCAGATGGTCACAAGTTTCATCTAGGGCTGGGTTTGAAAGGCAAAGGAGATGTCAAAGGTCCCCTTCTATCCCAGGCTGTTACCAGCCCTTCAGCCATCAACCCACCTCTCCAACTACCTAGTTACTATTTTATAAGAGACGTTTCACATACATGAGCTGGCGTGAAAGGATACAACCTATGTAAAGACTCAAAACTAAAATACTTACAGCGATAGCAAGCGTGACGGAGGCCAACTCAACCTTCCCCAGATGGCCACAGAATACAGAGCTTACAATGTGTATCATAAAGATCAGCAACTGGATCAAGGTCTAGAAatgggcggggaggagggaggaaaaacagATCAGGGTGACTGCAGGCTGCAGAATTGGAGGTGTGATTACACCAAGAGGCTCCTTGAGGACACACTCTTCCTGTACTGTACAAAAGAGAGCACGTGGGATTGTTTGCATTCAAATGGGTTTAGTGAATAACgttagaatatttaaaaaaaaaaaacacaacaaccccCAGATTAAGCTGGTTTTAGGTTTATCCACCAGCCCTTGGAAATTCTCTGAAAGACTCGGCCTGATGCGATGACTCTCTGTCACCAAGTCATTTCCTCGCGGTTCTAGGCAGTCCCTGGTCAGCTCGGGGTTAATCACTCCACCTGACGCTCCACAGGGGCTGGTGACGCCAGCAACTCTGTGTTTTGGCTAAATAGGCCAGACTCTGATCTCTGCTACATCTGGGTAAGCCTGGAGTAGTACTATTGAGCCCAGATCGGAACAGGTGCGATGGAGCTGCATTTCCGCACCCCAGGCGTGTCTCACATTTGGGAATATCTGATCAGCTCCACTGATGGGAAGAGTCTTAGTCAAGATGGGCCCCAAGCTGCTGCCACCATTTTAAATGCTTAAACTACCCCTGCTCCATTCCCTTTGGGTTGCAGCATCTCCTCAACCACCTCTGTGCAGCCTACGGCTCGCCTCCTGCTCTACTGTAGGCAAGATACCTGCCCCGAGGCACAAGCCAAGAAGACTTCAACAGCGCAGCCTGGGGAAAGCTCTCCCAGCACCCATGGATCTCTTACTCCTTCCAGGAACAGGGGCTTTCCCGCTAGCGTCTCTGTGATGTCTCGTCCCTTTCCCTCTCCGAGCGAGCACCATCCACCCGCGTCCCCAGTGCTGGGGGCTTTAAGGGTGCCACACTGTACCTGATCCTACGGttcctccctccctttcctctcTGACCCATTTCCCCTTTGCTGATTATACTCCAGGAAGCGGCAAGTGGTTGTTTCAGCACACAGCAAAGGGGAGGGGCGGGACCAGGGGATGAAttgaaccaggggtctggggctctGAGCCTTGCAATGAGAGGGGGCCTGGACTTTCTAGGAGAGGCAGTGGAAGAAGGGTATGTACTGAGCTGGGCTGGCCAGCTTGTCTGCCTGCTAGGGAAGAAGatccaggatggggccagaagGACAATGAGGGTCAAACCTCCAAATGCCACTTAAAACCTACAGGAGCTCATCACCTGGAAGTCTGGAATCCATCCAGCCGCCTCCCACCTAGCAAGCAGGATTCAAACCCATGTGACTCGGGGCTCTGCCGATCCAACTTGAGGGGAGTCGCAGACCCGGAGCAAGGGGCTCTGCACCAATACGCTGGACAAACCCGGCTATCTCTAGCCCTCCCTTGCTCTCACCAGTGGTCCTGACAGCACCAGCAGCTTCTTCACCTCTTCCCAGAAGTTGAATGGGATCAGCTGGCGAATCCAGCAGCTGCTCTTCTGGCCGGAGGATGGCACGTGCAGGACGATGCTCCTGGTGTCTCTGAAGGGGTTCTCATCAGCAGGGCCCGCAAGCTCCATGCTGCCGCTGTGCCAGGGAATAACTAACCCTCTTTTTCTTCCCCGTTGGTTAAACCCATTTGATTCACTTGACCC comes from Caretta caretta isolate rCarCar2 chromosome 17, rCarCar1.hap1, whole genome shotgun sequence and encodes:
- the LOC142069504 gene encoding multidrug and toxin extrusion protein 1-like, with the protein product MELAGPADENPFRDTRSIVLHVPSSGQKSSCWIRQLIPFNFWEEVKKLLVLSGPLTLIQLLIFMIHIVSSVFCGHLGKVELASVTLAIAVINVTGISVGFGLSSACDTLISQTYGGKNMKRVGTILQRGILILLLCCFPCWAVFINTEQILLLVRQDPEVSRLTQVYVMIFIPALPAAFLYQLETRYLQNQRIIWPEVLSGIAGNIINAIANYVFLYVLGLGVMGSAWANTIAQYAQAIFLFLYIVAKKLHVETWGGWSSECLQEWDTFVTLAVPSMLMTCIEWWTYEIGSFLIGLLSVVELSAQSIIYEVSIVSYMIHYGLSVAVSVQVGNALGAGNPEEAKRSSITSILCTGFLCLVVDVILAATKDVLGYIFTSDREIIALVAWVIPVYMAVHVFEAGCCVTSGVLRGTGKQKIGAILNTVGYYAVGLPLGSVLLFVARIGMIGLWVGLLISAFIPASCSVIYIGRMNWKRASEEAQQRAGVSQLAGEDLNSAPISYTTALPSVEAEAQNGVVLTRITKNEGQTYQLTLQEATPALSTVGETLSVKQLIIRRGLAVTAAIAVLAVGILIRAMTIPH